TTGCTTCCTTTTTTGGGTATTATCATTTATTATGTATTTGGTGAAAACTACCGGAAGAAGAAATTATACAGGTTAAAAGCCCTTGAAGATGAAAAGCTTCAAAAAAGGTTAAATGCCTATGTATACCAACGGTCTGAAGAAAAATTGAAAGAAAATGAACTGCAACTTAAAGACTATGAAAAGCTGGTTCGTTTGCTTACCTATGAAGGACGTTTTCCATTAACCGATAATAATCATGTTCAGATATTGATTAATGGGGAGGAGAAGTTTCCGGTGTTATTTGATGCGCTTGAGAATGCTAAACATCATATTCACATTGAATATTACATCATTGAAGAAGGATTTATTGTAGATCGACTTTTTGATATTTTATTTAAAAAAGCAGCTGAGGGGGTTGAGATCAGACTTATTTATGATGATTTTGGATGTTCCCTAAGTAAAAAGTTTCTCAAAAAAATAGCAGAGGCCAATATTAGAGCGGTTCCTTTTTATAAAATACATATCCCATTTTTATCTAATAGGCAAAACTATCGAGATCATAGGAAAATTGTGGTTATCGATGGAGAAGTAGGATTTGTTGGCGGTATAAACCTGTCAGATAAGTATCAAAACGAAGGGATGAATAATGAACTTTTCTGGCGTGATACCCATTTGAAGATAGAAGGAGAGGCGGTGCGATCATTGCAACTTTTTTTTGCGCTTAACTGGAGTTTTTGCACCGATGAAGGACTCTTTTTTCAAAATGAGTATTTTCCGAAATATGAACATGCGGGCGATAAAAAAGTGCAGATTGCAGTTAGCGGTCCCGATTCTGACCACGCAAGTATCATGTTAAGTTATCTTTCTGCTATTTCAAGCGCACGTAAGTGCGTGTATTTGACCACTCCCTATTTTATTCCTAATGAAAGCATTTTAAATGCTTTAAAAAATGCAGCCTTAAGCCGATTGGATGTGAAACTGTTGGTTCCTGGTATTTCTGATTCAAGATTTGTAAATGCCGCATCTCAATCATACTATGAAGAACTGTTAGAGTGTGGTGTTCGAATTTTTAGGTATAAGAAAGGCTTTGTGCATGCTAAAACCATGATTGTGGATGACGTGATTTCGATGGTTGGAACGGCTAATATGGATATTCGGAGTTTCGACCTTAATTTTGAAGTGAATGCTGTCGTGTTTGATGAAGAAATTAATCAGCAGTTAAAACAGGTTTTTTTAGAAGATTTGCACCAAAGTCGTGAAATTTCTACCGCATATTGGCATAGACGCCGCTGGTTTAAGCACTTTTTTGAATCAATGTGCAGGTTGCTCTCACCAATTTTGTAGATCCAATACTAATCTCATACTTCGTACTTCTGTTTTCATCTTGTTGCGGAGTTCCGTACCTTTGCACAAAATTTATAATAGTATGTCAACTATCAGTAAATCAAAGATTGATTTGAATTTGCCTTATAAGGTAAAAGATATGTCGCTGGCTGAGTGGGGCCGCAAGGAAATTGAATTGGCTGAAGCTGAAATGCCTGGTTTGATGGCAATTAGATCTGAGTACGGCGATTCAAAACCTTTGAAAGGCGCACGCATTGCAGGCTGTTTACACATGACTATTCAAACAGCGGTGTTAATTGAAACATTGATTCATTTAGGTGCCGAAGTTCGCTGGAGTTCGTGTAACATCTTTTCAACGCAAGACCATGCTGCCGCTGCTATTGCCGCTGCCGGTATTCCTGTTTTTGCTTGGAAAGGTATGAATGCTCAAGAGTTCGATTGGTGTATTGAGCAAACACTGTTCTTTGGTTCAGAAGATAAACCATTGAATATGATTTTGGATGATGGTGGTGATTTAACCAATATGGTATTTGATGTTTACACCGAGTTGATTCCGAACATTAAAGGTTTATCAGAAGAAACTACTACCGGCGTTCACCGCTTGCACGAGCGCATGAAGAACGGTACATTATACATGCCAGCCATCAACGTAAACGATTCAGTTACTAAGTCAAAATTTGATAACAAATACGGTTGCCGCGAATCATTAGTTGACGCTATTCGTCGTGCTACTGATGTAATGCTTGCTGGTAAGGTTGCTGTAGTTGCTGGTTATGGAGACGTAGGTAAAGGTTCTGCGGAATCGTTAAGCTCGGCAGGCGTACGTGTAATCGTTACTGAGATTGACCCGATTTGTGCTTTACAAGCGGCAATGGAAGGTTACGAAGTAAAGAAAATGAAAGATGCCATTAAGGAAGCTGACATCGTGGTAACTGCAACTGGTAACTTCAATATTGTAACCGGTGAACATTTCAAAGCATTAAAAGATAAAGCGATTGTTTGTAACATCGGTCACTTTGATAATGAAATTGATATGGCTTGGTTGAATTCAAACTATGGCAATGCCAAAATTGAAATTAAGCCACAGGTTGATAAATATACCATTGATGGCAAAGATGTGATTGTATTGGCTGAAGGTCGTTTGGTGAACTTGGGCTGTGCTACCGGTCACCCATCGTTTGTAATGTCGAATTCATTCACGAACCAAACCTTAGCGCAATTAGAGTTGTGGTTGCAATCGGATAAATACGAAAACAAGGTTTATACTTTGCCTAAGCATTTGGATGAAAAAGTAGCTCGTTTACATTTAGCTAAAATCGGTGTTGAACTGGATGAATTAACAGCTGAGCAAGCTGCATATATTGGTGTAACAGTTGATGGTCCGTTTAAACCGGAAACATACCGTTACTAATTTACCCACCTAATAGAATTTTAAGGAGCCGAATGTTTAATGTTCGGCTCCTTTGCTTTTTGTATCTTTAAATCATATGAATAATAACGACGTAATTAAAAAACTTCGCGTAGCTTTAAAGTTACGTGACATAGATATTGTTGAGATTCTGGCTTTAGTTGATTTTCGAATCACAACTACTGAACTATCTTCATTTTTCCGTTCCGAGGATCATCCGAATTTTAAGCCGATGGGAGACCAGATTCTTCGTAATTTTCTTAATGGATTGATCATCTACAAAAGGGGAGCAAAGGAAGAAAAAACTCAATCTCATTCTGTGAATAAGGCCAAGAATAAGTAAAAACGCCCCTCTTTTCAGAGAAGGCGTTTGTCTAAGGGTTGATTAGTATAAATCTTAATCCTTAGTACTAATGAAACTGTTCCTCCTCTGTGGATCCTTTCAAGGCAGTAGTTGAGGCCAGCCCATTCATAATTGTATTTTGTACTTCATCAAAATAACCAGTTCCAACAAAAGCCTGGTGCTTAACTGCTTTGAATCCATGGCTTTCCTGTAAAGCAAATTCGCGTTGCTGCAAATTTGAGAAACCTAACATGCCTTGTTCCTTATAAGCTAATGCTATTTCAAACATGGCTGTATTTAATGCGTGAAAACCTGCGAGCGTAATAAACTGAAATTTATACCCCATATCTGCCAGCTGTTCACGGAAAGTAAGCATTGTTTGATCATCTAAATTCTTTTTCCAGTTGAACGAAGGCGAGCAATTGTAGGCCAATAATTTATCTGGAAATTCAGCTTTAATAGCCTGGGCAAACTCACGAGCTTGTCCAATATCTGGTTTTGACGTTTCGCACCAAACTAAATCGGCATAAGGAGCGTATGATAAACCGCGGGAAATGGCTTGGTCAATGCCTGCCTTTACTTTATAGAAGCCTTCAGTAGTTCTTTCAGTAGAGGTGATGAACGGATGATCGCGCTCATCGCAGTCGCTGGTTAATAAGGTAGCAGCATCGGCATCCGTACGGGCAACCAGCAAAGTAGGTACTCCCATAACGTCCGACGCCAGCCTTGCGGCATTTAATTTTGCAACAAACTCTCCGGTAGGAACCAGTACTTTTCCTCCCATATGGCCGCATTTTTTTGCAGAGGCCAACTGGTCTTCAAAATGCACTCCTGCAGCTCCAGCCTCAATCATGGACTTCATCAATTCAAATGCATTAAGGTTGCCACCAAAGCCTGCTTCGGCATCGGCTACAATTGGAGCCAGCCAATGTACATCATCACGGCCTTCCATAGTTTGAATCTGATCGGCTCTTAATAAAGCGTTGTTGATCTTTTTTACAACTTTCGGTACACTATCCGCCGGATACAAACTTTGGTCGGGATACATTTCACCTGCCAGATTTGCATCGGCGGCTACCTGCCATCCACTTAAATAAATAGCTTTCAATCCGGCTTGTACCGCTTGGATTGCCTGATTTCCTGTTAATGCTCCTAAGGCAGATACGTAATAATCATCGTTTAACAGATTCCATAAGCGTTCTGCTCCTAAGCGGGCAAGCGTATATTCTATATTAATACTTCCTTTTAGTTTTATAACCTGATCTGCAGAATAGCTGCGTTTAACGCCCTGCCAGCGGGCATTAGTTGCCCATTGATCAGCTAAGTGCTGTGCTCTTTCAATTGAATTCATAAAGCTAGTGGATTTATCTTGCCTTACCCTCTCTGTTTAAGAGGGTAAAGGCAAGTTGTTGATTGATTGATCTTAATTAGAAGTTAATCGTTTTGTTGTATGTAGAAATATGCCTGAAGAGTTAAGAACTCAGGAAATTGTTTGCTGAAAACCAAATCATGAAAGAGGCATCCTGCCAACATGTAGTTTTC
Above is a window of Solitalea lacus DNA encoding:
- the aceA gene encoding isocitrate lyase: MNSIERAQHLADQWATNARWQGVKRSYSADQVIKLKGSINIEYTLARLGAERLWNLLNDDYYVSALGALTGNQAIQAVQAGLKAIYLSGWQVAADANLAGEMYPDQSLYPADSVPKVVKKINNALLRADQIQTMEGRDDVHWLAPIVADAEAGFGGNLNAFELMKSMIEAGAAGVHFEDQLASAKKCGHMGGKVLVPTGEFVAKLNAARLASDVMGVPTLLVARTDADAATLLTSDCDERDHPFITSTERTTEGFYKVKAGIDQAISRGLSYAPYADLVWCETSKPDIGQAREFAQAIKAEFPDKLLAYNCSPSFNWKKNLDDQTMLTFREQLADMGYKFQFITLAGFHALNTAMFEIALAYKEQGMLGFSNLQQREFALQESHGFKAVKHQAFVGTGYFDEVQNTIMNGLASTTALKGSTEEEQFH
- the ahcY gene encoding adenosylhomocysteinase; the protein is MSTISKSKIDLNLPYKVKDMSLAEWGRKEIELAEAEMPGLMAIRSEYGDSKPLKGARIAGCLHMTIQTAVLIETLIHLGAEVRWSSCNIFSTQDHAAAAIAAAGIPVFAWKGMNAQEFDWCIEQTLFFGSEDKPLNMILDDGGDLTNMVFDVYTELIPNIKGLSEETTTGVHRLHERMKNGTLYMPAINVNDSVTKSKFDNKYGCRESLVDAIRRATDVMLAGKVAVVAGYGDVGKGSAESLSSAGVRVIVTEIDPICALQAAMEGYEVKKMKDAIKEADIVVTATGNFNIVTGEHFKALKDKAIVCNIGHFDNEIDMAWLNSNYGNAKIEIKPQVDKYTIDGKDVIVLAEGRLVNLGCATGHPSFVMSNSFTNQTLAQLELWLQSDKYENKVYTLPKHLDEKVARLHLAKIGVELDELTAEQAAYIGVTVDGPFKPETYRY
- a CDS encoding DUF1456 family protein gives rise to the protein MNNNDVIKKLRVALKLRDIDIVEILALVDFRITTTELSSFFRSEDHPNFKPMGDQILRNFLNGLIIYKRGAKEEKTQSHSVNKAKNK
- the cls gene encoding cardiolipin synthase, whose translation is MHFKDLFVNVSETLSFTTILLGVGYLAAFIVSVLVISENRSPAKTLAYLLLFFLLPFLGIIIYYVFGENYRKKKLYRLKALEDEKLQKRLNAYVYQRSEEKLKENELQLKDYEKLVRLLTYEGRFPLTDNNHVQILINGEEKFPVLFDALENAKHHIHIEYYIIEEGFIVDRLFDILFKKAAEGVEIRLIYDDFGCSLSKKFLKKIAEANIRAVPFYKIHIPFLSNRQNYRDHRKIVVIDGEVGFVGGINLSDKYQNEGMNNELFWRDTHLKIEGEAVRSLQLFFALNWSFCTDEGLFFQNEYFPKYEHAGDKKVQIAVSGPDSDHASIMLSYLSAISSARKCVYLTTPYFIPNESILNALKNAALSRLDVKLLVPGISDSRFVNAASQSYYEELLECGVRIFRYKKGFVHAKTMIVDDVISMVGTANMDIRSFDLNFEVNAVVFDEEINQQLKQVFLEDLHQSREISTAYWHRRRWFKHFFESMCRLLSPIL